A single region of the Schistocerca serialis cubense isolate TAMUIC-IGC-003099 chromosome 7, iqSchSeri2.2, whole genome shotgun sequence genome encodes:
- the LOC126413342 gene encoding charged multivesicular body protein 2a, translating into MPLEWLFGKKLTPEEMLRQNQRALNKAMRDLDRERARMEQQEKKIIADIKKMAKDGQMDAVKIMAKDLVRTRRYTKKFMLMKANIQAVSLKIQTLRSQNAMAQAMKGVTRAMQNMNRQLNLPQIQRILQEFEKQSEIMDMKEEMMNDAIDDAMEEDEDEEESEAVVSQVLDELGLQLTDQLSGLPQASGSLAASAAKTPAAAAAAAAQGPISDADADLQARLDNLRRE; encoded by the exons ATGCCATTAGAATGGCTATTTGGAAAGAAACTGACGCCGGAAGAAATGCTGAGGCAGAATCAGCGTGCGCTGAACAAAGCTATGAGAGATCTGGATCGAGAAAGAGCGCGGATGGAACAGCAAGAAAAGAAGATCATTGCTGACATAAAAAAGATGGCTAAAGATGGTCAGATG GATGCTGTTAAGATAATGGCAAAAGATCTTGTGAGGACACGGAGGTACACAAAAAAGTTTATGTTAATGAAAGCAAATATCCAGGCTGTTTCATTGAAGATACAGACATTGAGATCACAGAATGCAATGGCTCAGGCAATGAAAGGTGTTACCAGAGCAATGCAGAATATGAACAG GCAGCTGAACTTGCCACAGATCCAGAGGATATTACAGGAATTTGAGAAGCAGTCAGAAATTATGGATATGAAAGAGGAAATGATGAATGATGCCATTGATGATGCAATGGAGGAAGATGAAGATGAGGAAGAGAG TGAGGCTGTGGTGTCACAAGTGCTAGATGAACTGGGATTGCAGCTGACAGATCAGTTATCTGGATTGCCACAGGCATCAGGATCTCTTGCTGCTTCAGCAGCTAaaactcctgctgctgctgctgcagctgctgcccaAGGGCCTATATCGGATGCTGATGCCGATCTCCAGGCACGACTGGATAATCTCCGCAGGGAGTAA